The Methanosarcina acetivorans C2A genome includes the window TGCGCGAGACTGAATTGAGTTGTAAGATTGCCGAAGCTGTCGAGTCTGAACGGCAGCGGCTCTTTGATGTTCTGGAGACACTGCCGGTAATGATATGCCTGTTAACACTTGACCATCACATTGCCTTTGCCAACCGCAGTTTCCGTGAAAAGTTCGGCGAGTCCGGAGGTCGGCACTGTTATGAACATTGTTTTGGGAGTACACAGCCTTGTAAGTTCTGTGAATCATACAAAGTACTTGAAACCGGTCAGTCCCATCATTGGGAAGTTACCATCCCGGAAGGAAGCGTGATTGATGTCTACAGTTTCCCCTTTACCGATGTTGATGGTTCTCCCATGATCCTCAAGATGGACATTGACGTTACCGAGAGAAAACAAGCAGAAGAGAAACTGCGGGATAGTGAGGAAAAGTACCGAAATATCGTTGAGACAGCAAATGAAATTATACTCATAACTGACAAAGAATCCATAATCACTTACGTTAACAAAAAAATGGTAGACATGCTCGGGTATACTTTGGAAGAATTTGTTGGCAGACCGATATGGAGCTTCATCAGTGAAGAATGTAAACCTGTTGTCAAAATGAACTTGGAAAAGAGGGTGCAGGGAATAAGTGAGAGCTATGAATTAAAATTAATACGTAAAGATGGCTCATCCCTCTGGACATTTCTAAATGCTAAACCTCTTTTTGATAAGGAAGGTAAGTATATAGGCGCTATGAGTATGCTAACAGACATCACCGAGCGCAAAAAAGCTGAAGAAGCTCTCAATATTATCGAAATTGCCCGTAAAAAGGAAATCCATCACAGAATTAAGAATAACCTTCAGGTAATTTCTTCCCTTCTGGACCTCCAGGCTGAACAATTCAAAAACCGGGAGAACATTAAGGATTCGGAAGTTCTGGAAGCTTTCAGGGAAAGCCAGGATAGAGTGATATCCATGGCTCTTATCCATGAAGAATTATACAAAGGTGGAGGGTTTGAGACACTAAACTTTTCGCCGTATATTAAGGAACTTGTTGAGAACCTTTTCCAGACATACAGGCTTGGAGATATTGACATCAGCTTAAACATTGATCTTGAAGAGAATGTTTTCTTTGATATGGATACCGCTGTCCCTTTAGGAATGATTGTTAATGAGCTTGTTTCCAATTCCTTCAAACATGCATTTATAGGGAGAGACAAAGGAGAAATTCGAATCGAACTTTACAGGGAAGAATCCGCAGAATTTGAAAGCGAAAACCGTAAGAGCACCAACTTCATTCTAACCGTTTCAGACAACGGCGTAGGCATTCCTGACAATCTTGATATTGAAGATCTCGGTAGTCTTGGTATGCAACTGGTAGTTTCCCTTATCGATCAAATGAATGGTGAGCTCGAACTGAAAAGGAACAATGGCACAGAATTTACTATGAAATTTACAGTGACGGAAAAAGATAATCTGGCTCGAGTAGGCTTAAAATCACAAGAAAATGGATAAAATTAGTGTGAGAGGTGCGATTCGAACACACGAATTCCTGCGAAACCAAACTCTGAAGTCCACATGGATTCGCATCTACCTTAGCTCTTTTGACTTTAGCTGATAAGCTAGTGAAATGAAGCGCAAATAAAGATTAATTAATATCCTTTTATTTATGTGAAGCATAATTAAAATGAACATAAATTTGCTTTTTTATATTTATATCGGGTTTTTTTAAAACATATAATTAAATTTTTATTATAATACTTTAATATATAATCAAGTTCTAATCTTAATAATCTTAATATTCACTTTAAGACTTTTTATAGGAAATCTATTTATTCTCATGCTCTGACTCTTTTAGAAAATTACTTAGTTCAACTATTTTTCGCCTTTGACGATATCTATTATAATGGAAAGTTTTAAATTTAGTTTAATTATATAATTCTCTTGAATTAAAAATGTCTTTTATTAAAAATGTCTTTTGCTGTGAGCGGGTCAACAATTAGTAGCGATAAGGCATATTGCAACTAAAGAGATGGAGCTATATGGGAAAATGAAAGCGAGAATGAAACACTTTCCTGCGAAAAACCCCAATCCTGTACTTAGTGTTGAAAAGGATGATACTGTTCTTTACTCAAATGAGGCAGCTAAGCCTTTATTAATCGAATGGGGCGTGGAAATCGGAGAAAAACTGCCTTCCTATATCGGAGATATTGTGGAAAGGGTACTTTGCCAGAAAAGATCCGAAAAGATGGATATTAAAGTGGGAAAAAAAGTATACCTGATCACGTTTCAGCCCTTACCCGAAGAAGAATGTGTGAACATTTATGGATTCGACATAAGCGACCAGAAAGTGCTTGAGGAAAAACTTCGGGAGAGTGAGAAGAAATATCGTATCGTAGCAGATAACACCTTCGACTGGGAATTTTGGCTGGGCCCTGATGGCCGTTTCCTGTATATATCACCTTCTTGCGAGCGGGTCACAGGATATACTGTCCGGGAATTCATGGACAACCCTGATCTGCTCCAGGAAATAATACATTCGGACGATCGGCAGGTATTTCTCCAGTATAAGCATGGTGCGTCACCAAGTTGTCATAGTGATATCGAGTTTCGCATTATAACAAAAGATGGCGAAATAAGATGGCTTCACCACCTGTGCCAGCCTATCTACGACGGTAAAGGATGCTACGCTGGAAGCCGGGGCAGCAATCGCGATATCACCGAGCGCAAGCAAGAAGAGCACCGGGTTTGCAGATACAACCGTATTCTTGAGGGTATCAACTGGATCTTCAGCAATGTGGTGCAGGCAAAAACAGAAGAAGAACTGGGGGAAGCATGTCTGTCTGTAGCCCTTGAAGTGACCGGCAGCGAGTTTGGTTTCATTGTTGAAATTGGCGCTGACGGGCTACTGCACGATGTTGCAAAAAGCGAGCTGGCGTGGGAACAGTGTCGTATGTACGACAGGACAGGGCATCTTAATCTCCCGAGAGATTATGTTGTCCATGGTTTATATGGCAGTGTCATAATCAACGAGAAAAGCTTCTTTACCAACGATCCACAGTCACACCCGGACAGCAGAGGCTTGCCGGAAGGACATCCGCCAATCAAATCGTTTCTTGGCGTTCCCCTTGTCCAGGACGGAAAAACGATAGGTTCAATTGCTGTAGCAAACCGTAAAGGTGGTTATAGCTACGAACAACGGGAGGATCTCGAAGCTATCGCGCCGGCAGTGGCGCAAGTCCTGCAGAGGAGAAAGGTTGAACAGGAGAGCAAACTTGCTGAACAAGAATTAAAGGCGAGCGAGTTGCGGTTTAAGGCACTGGTGCAGGATCTGGAATCCGGTGTATTTCTCATTGATGGCGAAGGTAAATTTGCAATATATAATCCTGCATTTCTGCAAATATTCAATATCTCTGAACAGGAACTCGAGCATATGAGGATTCAGGACCTTAGCTGGGATATGTGGGATGTCGTCGATAAGGATGGGAATTCCCTACAGTTTGAGTCTCACCCCATACAGTACGCCAGGATTAATCGCAAGCCGCTAAAGAATCAGGTAATCGGTATACGTCGGTATTCGCACGAAGATTGGGTGTGGACGCTTGCTAACTCCGAGCCTCTGTTAAATCCCGATGGTAGTATTAACATTATAGTTTGTACTTTTACAGACATTACACAACTCAAGAATACAGAAGATGCCCTTAAAATAGCAAATGAAACACTGGAAGAAAAAGTTAAAGAACGTACCGTAGAGCTTGAAAAAGCTTACAGTACATTGAAAGAAAAAGAAGAACTTCTTTCTAACGCTCAAGAAATGGCTCATATTGGAAATTGGGAGCGGAACTTTGTAACTGGTAAATTACATTGGTCTGATGAAGTGTATCGGATTTTTGGACTTAAGCCTCAAGAGTTTGAAGTAAATTATGGCTTATTTTTAAGTTACTTACACCCAGATGATCAAGATTATGTTAATAATGCCGTTAAAGGAGCTTTAAGCGGGAACTCCTTTAGTATTGATTATAGAATAATTCTAGCCAATGGAGAAGAGCGTATAGCCCATTCTAAAGGTGAAACTGTTTTCGATGAGGAAGATAATCCTGTTCGGATTAGAGGGACAACACAAGATATAACAGACCTTAGAATCGTTGAAGAGAAAATTAAGACACTGGCGAATATTGTTGAATCATCATTGGACGCTGTAGGAACTTTATCCCTTGATGACATAATTCTCAGCTGGAATAAAGGAGCAGAGCAGGTTTATGGTTATTCCGCGGAAGAAATTCTAGGAAAGCATGTATCCACTCTGGCTCCATCCCATTTAGATGAAGAAACACTGAAATTAATCGAACTGATTAAACAGGGAGCAAGTATCCGTCAATATGAGACTTCACGATTAGGAAAGGACGGAAAGAAAATATATGTCTCAATAACTCTTTCTCCGGTTTTTGATACTAATGGAAAACTGTCAGCTGTCTCATTCATTTCCAGAGATATAACCGAACGCAAAAAAGCTGAAGAAGCTCTAAGGAATTTTGAGCTTGCCAGTAAGAAGGAATTACATCACAGGATCAAGAACAATCTTCAGGTAATCTCCTCTCTTCTGGATCTTCAGGCTGATTTGTTTAAAGGCAAAAAGACTATCACGGATTCAGAAGTGTTGAAAGCTTTCAACGAAAGCATTGACAGAGTTCTTTCTATTGCTCTTGTACACGAGGAATTGTACAAAGGTAAAAATATTGATTTGCTTAACTTTTCGCAGTATATAAAGGAATTAGCTAATAATCTACTCCTAACATACAGCCTCAAGACCGATGTTAGTTTGAATTTCGATCTGGAAGAGAACTTTTTCTTAGATATGGATACTGCTATTCCATTAGGGATGATTATCAATGAACTGGTTTCAAACTCCTTCAAATATGCATTTCCTGAAAGGGATAAAGGAGAAATCCGAATCAAACTTCGCAGAGAAGAAAAAGGAAAATGCAAAATCAATGGCTGTAAGTATGCCGACTTCGTTCTGACAGTTTCAGATGACGGCACAGGCATTCCTGAAAATCTGAATGTCAAAGATCTTAATAGTCTTGGATTTCAGCTTGTAACTTCTCTTGTAGACCAGTTGGGTGGGGAGTTTGAACTGAAAAGGAACAATGGCACAGAGTTCACTATGGGATTTTCAGTGATAGAAAATGATAAATCTGGCTCAAGTTAACTTTAAACCACAGGAAAATGAGTACAAAAATTTGGAGTTATGAGGCAAAAAAGATTTACGTAGCAGGGGCATAGTTATATCTATAAAAATGAAATTTAGCAACACACAGAGTATGCCTTTTTTTAAGATTTGAATATTGAATTTTGGCACCATTCAAATAATGCACTAAAATACTCGTCAAAATGATACTCCTTTTGATTTTTCAATTCCATAGCTTTAAGCAGAACTTTTTTATCTTCGTCTGGTAATTGAGAAAGCAGCTCTCGTTTTGTCAGTATAAAATTTCCTGTGTTCTGAAAGTGAATGTTCTGCAAAATAAAAAAGACGGATTTATATGTACTTGGAAGCTTCATTATATTTTTTTCTCTTGAATCATGAATATATCGGTGACATAATTCGTGGTACAAATTATTAAGACTCATTTTTATATAAGTTCTTTCATCTTCCACCGTATATGTGGGGACAAACTCTGACAACCTCCCATAATAATCCTTTGTGGTATGAACAAGCTGGCATATTTCACATGGGTTCCAATTTTTGATATCCGATTCTCCGCATATGAAACCGCACGATTTATCGCCATTTCCACATTCGGCAATTATTTCCCGATAAGTCTCCATATCATTAATTGATAATCTATCAAGAATAACCATTACGTCAATATCACTGATTTCGTCGGCCTCTCCTCTAAAATAACTTCCCTGCAATCCGACATATAATAACCGTGAACTGTAATTTTGCTTTAATAAGTCGATCAGCTCTTTAAAATAAGTATCTATTCTAAGCATTCCGGATCCCCCGCTTCTTCATTTCCCAAATATACTTTGTGCGGTTTTCCCTCGTAAAGGTTCATAATCTGCCTACGCAGCTTTGAAGGATACAGAGGCTGAGTATTGAGCGTTTTTATATCCAACCAATCATATCCAATTTGATTTGTGTCACCGTGTAAGGCTGTGTTGGGAATCTCGGCGACATATTCACACAGGAAAACTAAATCCACTCGATGAAACCTCTCACCATGAACACCTTCAACAGCAAAAACCAGTTCTTTCGGAGTAACACTGATTCCCAATTCTTCGGAAACCTCACGACAAGCGGCATCAGGGAGCAGTTCCTCTGTTTCCTGCCCCCCGCCAGGCATGATATACCAAACTTCACCATTCTCCTGCAATTTTATTGCAAGCATCTTACCGTTTTTAATTATCAAAGCTTTTGCAGAATTTCTTATCAATCGACCCATAAGCTGCTCTCCCTATTATATAATAATCTCACTGGCAAAATCACTGGATTTTAAATATGGCTACAATCCTTTGAACATGAAATATTGACCTGTGCCAGAAGAGTTCGAATATTGAGTTTGATCGAAAATTGAATTTTGCTTGGGAATTCAAGATTTTAATCCAAAAATGTAAAAATCACTAGATTTTGGAACTGAGTCGCAGAATCGCTAAAAATATACAATCGTACACTATATCCTCGATTAGCTATCTATTGATATAGTTGATAAACAGCGAAGTTTTGTAACAATGCATTATAAATGATCACAGATTTAAGTTTTGTTTTATAAGGCTCTGTTAATACCCAATAGATCATAAATGCTGGGTATTGTTAATTAAATATAGATAACTTTTTATTTCTGTGTTTCATCAATAGAAGAACAGAGTACTTTAGCATTTCAAGACTCTTCGAATAACACTTTGTCTTTCGTCTCAACCTTGCCAGAAAGTGCCTTAATATGCCGTTATATCCTTCAACTGTATACGTTTCTGCTTTGGATTGAGTATGAATGGTTTCAGGAATAAACTCTGCATATGCCCTCCAGTGATCAGTCATCACTTCTTCAATCTCTTTCTTCTTTAATTTTTCCCAGAGTAGTTGTCCAGTTTTCGTTCCTCTGCTACCAAAAGAGCAGTTGATGAACTTTTTCCCAACTCTATCAACAGCAATCCAGATCCAGCAATATTTTTTTTGTTACCGATGTAAGTGTGCATCTCATCCAGTTCAACAATAGATATCTCATTTTCGCTTTTTAGCTCCTCTATCTCCTGACCAAATTTCTTTATCCATTTTTGGACAGAAACATGACTTACCCCTAAAAATCGTCCTATTGAGCGAAATCCTAATCCTTCAAGATAAAGTTGCAAAGCCTGTCTCTTAACTAAAGGAGAACTAGCAGTTGATTTTAGCTCA containing:
- a CDS encoding PAS domain S-box protein, which translates into the protein MKARMKHFPAKNPNPVLSVEKDDTVLYSNEAAKPLLIEWGVEIGEKLPSYIGDIVERVLCQKRSEKMDIKVGKKVYLITFQPLPEEECVNIYGFDISDQKVLEEKLRESEKKYRIVADNTFDWEFWLGPDGRFLYISPSCERVTGYTVREFMDNPDLLQEIIHSDDRQVFLQYKHGASPSCHSDIEFRIITKDGEIRWLHHLCQPIYDGKGCYAGSRGSNRDITERKQEEHRVCRYNRILEGINWIFSNVVQAKTEEELGEACLSVALEVTGSEFGFIVEIGADGLLHDVAKSELAWEQCRMYDRTGHLNLPRDYVVHGLYGSVIINEKSFFTNDPQSHPDSRGLPEGHPPIKSFLGVPLVQDGKTIGSIAVANRKGGYSYEQREDLEAIAPAVAQVLQRRKVEQESKLAEQELKASELRFKALVQDLESGVFLIDGEGKFAIYNPAFLQIFNISEQELEHMRIQDLSWDMWDVVDKDGNSLQFESHPIQYARINRKPLKNQVIGIRRYSHEDWVWTLANSEPLLNPDGSINIIVCTFTDITQLKNTEDALKIANETLEEKVKERTVELEKAYSTLKEKEELLSNAQEMAHIGNWERNFVTGKLHWSDEVYRIFGLKPQEFEVNYGLFLSYLHPDDQDYVNNAVKGALSGNSFSIDYRIILANGEERIAHSKGETVFDEEDNPVRIRGTTQDITDLRIVEEKIKTLANIVESSLDAVGTLSLDDIILSWNKGAEQVYGYSAEEILGKHVSTLAPSHLDEETLKLIELIKQGASIRQYETSRLGKDGKKIYVSITLSPVFDTNGKLSAVSFISRDITERKKAEEALRNFELASKKELHHRIKNNLQVISSLLDLQADLFKGKKTITDSEVLKAFNESIDRVLSIALVHEELYKGKNIDLLNFSQYIKELANNLLLTYSLKTDVSLNFDLEENFFLDMDTAIPLGMIINELVSNSFKYAFPERDKGEIRIKLRREEKGKCKINGCKYADFVLTVSDDGTGIPENLNVKDLNSLGFQLVTSLVDQLGGEFELKRNNGTEFTMGFSVIENDKSGSS
- a CDS encoding nucleotidyltransferase domain-containing protein, producing the protein MLRIDTYFKELIDLLKQNYSSRLLYVGLQGSYFRGEADEISDIDVMVILDRLSINDMETYREIIAECGNGDKSCGFICGESDIKNWNPCEICQLVHTTKDYYGRLSEFVPTYTVEDERTYIKMSLNNLYHELCHRYIHDSREKNIMKLPSTYKSVFFILQNIHFQNTGNFILTKRELLSQLPDEDKKVLLKAMELKNQKEYHFDEYFSALFEWCQNSIFKS
- a CDS encoding IS1 family transposase (programmed frameshift), with translation MNCPRCKSSNHTKNGIVCGRQRYKCHDCGYNYSVELKSTASSPLVKRQALQLYLEGLGFRSIGRFLGVSHVSVQKWIKKFGQEIEELKSENEISIVELDEMHTYIGNKKYCWIWIAVDRVGKKFINCSFGSRGTKTGQLLWEKLKKKEIEEVMTDHWRAYAEFIPETIHTQSKAETYTVEGYNGILRHFLARLRRKTKCYSKSLEMLKYSVLLLMKHRNKKLSIFN
- a CDS encoding PAS domain S-box protein; this encodes MPEKNMRNGSIDQKSQGSEKLYRMIFDHRMDGIILTDPRDDGKILSANPAACRMLGWTEEELVGKECDAISDLQEPTLSALLDERTHSGSARAQLTYRRKDGTTFPGEVSTTFFIDSNGEPRTVAIIRDITDRKQAVEALLESENRYKAIFDNSLDGIFVTVPDGTILAANPAACQMFGMTEEELIRAGRNGTVDTSDPRLKSVLDERARAGRFRGELNHRRKDGTVFPSEISSALFEDKNGLTKVVMVIRDISERKKAENTLRESEEKLRLLGDNLPDSAVYQYAHEPDGSVRFLYISAGIERLNGIKVSDVLSDPGTLHRQIPQTYFEQLVEAEARSARELSDFDMEIPTQLPDGQVKWMRLHSRPRRLPDGRTVWDGVQTDITELKRAEEMLRETELSCKIAEAVESERQRLFDVLETLPVMICLLTLDHHIAFANRSFREKFGESGGRHCYEHCFGSTQPCKFCESYKVLETGQSHHWEVTIPEGSVIDVYSFPFTDVDGSPMILKMDIDVTERKQAEEKLRDSEEKYRNIVETANEIILITDKESIITYVNKKMVDMLGYTLEEFVGRPIWSFISEECKPVVKMNLEKRVQGISESYELKLIRKDGSSLWTFLNAKPLFDKEGKYIGAMSMLTDITERKKAEEALNIIEIARKKEIHHRIKNNLQVISSLLDLQAEQFKNRENIKDSEVLEAFRESQDRVISMALIHEELYKGGGFETLNFSPYIKELVENLFQTYRLGDIDISLNIDLEENVFFDMDTAVPLGMIVNELVSNSFKHAFIGRDKGEIRIELYREESAEFESENRKSTNFILTVSDNGVGIPDNLDIEDLGSLGMQLVVSLIDQMNGELELKRNNGTEFTMKFTVTEKDNLARVGLKSQENG
- a CDS encoding NUDIX domain-containing protein produces the protein MGRLIRNSAKALIIKNGKMLAIKLQENGEVWYIMPGGGQETEELLPDAACREVSEELGISVTPKELVFAVEGVHGERFHRVDLVFLCEYVAEIPNTALHGDTNQIGYDWLDIKTLNTQPLYPSKLRRQIMNLYEGKPHKVYLGNEEAGDPECLE